A region from the Desulfitobacterium dehalogenans ATCC 51507 genome encodes:
- a CDS encoding DUF4073 domain-containing protein, with protein MKRKRNAYRTVLALFLAVLLVFQTLPLNPAAAYAQGAPEGSGITTIGEGSEPGLEVTESEVTTPGAIGVQPMALPMPMAAVPGDKTAVFMTANLSFPLEVKQGDPLVRIEPNGTIQGRQQFTLKSEGLKVPVNGDDSNPTNANPENYIQRGDWIELTSESYFKEVVLPTATRDLNAMTETGMKKLGTVYFTPASIKVVFDGDDSFFNGVGKGVTFSFETTADADVTGMSYGDTKPISIFGTAYQLKNSDVTPAYSITLSSPGQVNWDQYSYRGIQAAQFVEGAITWQSTVSAFDQFDNTIKLSLDGKTFFTNPTEYNTKFGANSGNVQGVYVEGSFKVNNTAVTPTIGEDGSLSYTFPEGTGKDPKVEYKTWIPKAGYYYEHRDPPGNLGRSYRVMFGRVELKEGSTKLVEAGQEISFAPDWIQASASYDHPNQEITWTINVNQKYNKKGLKNFTITNALPAGLELESATWQTWVDGVASEVKSIEPDSNSVYSFGDINGRVQLVIRTKVKAGSSFRIDPRANWELDTPGGIQYNDVKTGIRPTAVTDEAEVTIGAHAFTKSGSVLQADFNLGSVTWTVNLTPQYALPDAVVYDVLIHGGDLNVLDNAVDATGEVSTSTIAKIKANVNTAQLWKKYHVDSLKGVTNATGLSLKAIPLTVDGEVVADLIKVTGYNTDKPTSFSFRALETNPAFLFKQDINADKARWNRALLFDGEVIKSAQNSTNLHIRMLNKDMLFASKPLKADGTPENFTPNNIGSYISNDSNEAWTISAYDRTTKTVTFRLGINMPGYNTEELAKNGGNRVVSDIRLVDTLPEDWEFVPFEDGQTYKLYRGYSDNGSGTGYGTRNDAQTLIEPGINAHVVEFSNSGNVGTFTFSKLESPYVILVKARPSNVALEQYLHDHITNGTNKQVLYNKADLYMTWGGEEKVVTEQRKVIVPIQTLGKSVTKPAPGVLEWTVNYTPPFNMAKDVYLQDTLGAGMNLRKDESGKLVLTLPSMAVYRAKLTPSGALEREGVTLNLSAPNCEVQVEAEPGEGGTTVLKFMMNNPNQLYQFVYQTEVDSTKAKAGDKMGNEVKLMGDDKLKSISAKSESTLDSSDVAASSGSNALLPLKKVDPDGKPLGNVCFTLYKASDGTEVRTGKTGTDGTLNLIFPDPGYYELKETCYDENTYLPNIKIYEVYVGNTPGKPIWVDGVKVDSENRLTVPTPAAGKLTVKNVVKGNNGDTNKEFVYAITFEVEDEDDNTYTYTNPDGTKGTFTLKDRITFKLQDGATFVIEKLLAGVKYLVTQEENTDGHITDPAELQYTETIVYNGDHKADFINTRDWFGSLRISNTVTGSGSDNGKEFEYKIAFSDGGTYSYTKNGGSEPVNIASGGTISLKHDEYIVVKDIPHGVTYTVSQTSYADDGYTTNPGGELSFTGELEFEGKIVNAVEAQAPFKNNRQLPGTLELKTKPASDPGDPKDVAKVPGDGAHPAKLIASLIDESGKPVIGAMVTFKDKDGTVVGTAVTDKDGKAEVEYQADKVMDTDEKTYPFTATTTAKSPSGVPYKESNEVKVIATPAALFGILRDNTTGEVIPNAVITVENVKTGETVTITTDENGVYHHPVNRNEEYTITYNKMVNIGGVPTPVPFTQKADTEGSTTTEGKDIPAEITAVGIVLFKQPDGKSSMIQGTFAGNLKVYLKDETGKYIEEGGVPKAFPLDPLYGTFAAPGLTEQTYTMEVRYEVEPGKELVISKSELKVKADGELNISEELVDPYGTITDKVTGKVIEGAEVTLYYADTPRNQGKGITPGTKVTLPLIPGFAPNDNGSPSQNSDENGEYAYMVFPDTDYYLVVTKPGYETYTSGTISVGTDIVRYDVQMTPVSNSGGGDGGIGGGYTPQVPTAPKVSADDTRNILVGMNIDMEYSVDGGSWRTYDPANLPDLSGNHTVRVRLKAQGSTPAGEITTLNFTVKGSGNNANSGNSGNSGNNGNNGNNGSSSESGNTPQTPSAPQVKADDTKNILVGMDTTMEYSVDGGSWHTYDPANPPSLPGNHTVQVRTKATDTTPAGEMATLRFTAKGTAGNELDDVPKTGDNSAPLSFYLALGLMSLILLGICLPNRRKQSNI; from the coding sequence GTGAAACGAAAACGAAACGCATATAGAACTGTGCTGGCCTTATTTCTGGCGGTGTTGCTGGTTTTTCAGACTTTGCCACTCAATCCAGCAGCAGCCTATGCACAGGGCGCACCGGAGGGTTCCGGGATAACAACGATCGGTGAAGGGAGCGAGCCGGGACTTGAGGTGACAGAGTCTGAAGTGACGACTCCCGGGGCGATAGGGGTGCAGCCCATGGCCCTGCCGATGCCTATGGCGGCTGTACCCGGGGATAAAACCGCGGTGTTTATGACTGCTAATTTATCCTTTCCGCTGGAGGTGAAGCAGGGAGATCCCTTGGTTCGTATTGAGCCTAACGGCACCATCCAGGGTAGGCAGCAATTTACGCTAAAATCAGAAGGACTTAAGGTGCCCGTAAATGGTGATGATTCGAATCCGACGAATGCGAATCCCGAAAACTACATTCAGAGGGGTGACTGGATCGAGCTGACAAGTGAGAGCTACTTCAAGGAAGTGGTGTTGCCGACAGCTACCAGAGACCTGAATGCAATGACGGAGACTGGCATGAAAAAGCTTGGCACTGTCTATTTCACCCCGGCCAGCATCAAGGTTGTATTTGATGGTGACGATAGCTTTTTTAATGGTGTCGGAAAAGGTGTTACTTTTAGCTTTGAAACCACCGCCGATGCGGATGTAACGGGAATGAGCTATGGTGATACAAAGCCTATCAGCATCTTCGGGACAGCATATCAGCTGAAAAACTCGGATGTTACGCCAGCATACAGCATTACATTGAGTTCGCCCGGACAAGTAAATTGGGATCAATATAGTTATCGGGGAATTCAAGCCGCACAATTTGTTGAGGGAGCGATTACTTGGCAGTCAACCGTATCTGCTTTCGATCAGTTTGATAATACAATCAAGCTGTCACTGGACGGGAAGACGTTTTTTACGAACCCTACAGAGTATAATACAAAATTTGGCGCTAACAGTGGCAATGTCCAAGGTGTCTATGTAGAAGGTTCATTCAAAGTAAACAATACTGCGGTAACCCCGACCATTGGTGAGGATGGAAGCCTGAGCTACACTTTCCCAGAGGGAACAGGTAAGGATCCGAAGGTTGAGTATAAAACATGGATTCCAAAGGCAGGTTACTATTATGAGCACAGGGACCCGCCGGGCAATCTAGGTCGCAGCTATCGAGTCATGTTTGGTAGGGTAGAACTGAAAGAGGGCAGTACTAAGTTGGTAGAGGCAGGTCAAGAGATTTCTTTTGCACCTGACTGGATTCAAGCCAGTGCCTCCTATGACCATCCTAACCAAGAGATCACATGGACAATCAATGTTAACCAGAAATATAATAAAAAAGGTCTGAAAAACTTTACCATCACAAATGCACTCCCCGCTGGGCTGGAGCTTGAGTCGGCCACATGGCAAACATGGGTAGACGGTGTTGCATCTGAAGTAAAATCCATTGAGCCCGATTCAAACAGTGTTTACTCTTTCGGGGATATCAATGGTAGAGTACAACTTGTGATTAGAACGAAGGTGAAAGCCGGTTCTAGTTTTAGAATCGATCCCCGGGCTAATTGGGAATTGGACACACCAGGCGGTATACAATACAATGATGTGAAGACCGGTATCAGACCCACAGCGGTAACCGACGAGGCAGAAGTTACCATCGGTGCACACGCCTTTACAAAAAGCGGCAGTGTTTTACAGGCGGATTTCAACCTTGGCAGCGTTACATGGACCGTCAACCTAACGCCACAATATGCCCTGCCGGATGCGGTGGTATATGACGTATTAATTCATGGCGGAGATCTGAATGTCTTGGATAACGCTGTGGATGCAACTGGAGAAGTGAGTACATCAACCATTGCAAAAATAAAAGCCAATGTAAATACTGCACAGCTTTGGAAGAAGTATCATGTGGATAGCTTGAAGGGCGTGACGAATGCCACTGGCTTGAGCTTGAAGGCCATTCCTTTGACAGTAGATGGTGAAGTGGTGGCAGATTTGATCAAAGTGACCGGATATAACACTGATAAACCTACTTCCTTCAGCTTCCGTGCACTTGAAACCAATCCAGCCTTCCTATTTAAACAGGACATTAATGCTGATAAAGCACGATGGAATCGAGCCTTGCTGTTTGATGGTGAGGTCATAAAATCAGCGCAAAATTCAACTAATCTTCATATTCGCATGCTGAATAAGGATATGCTCTTTGCGTCAAAGCCATTGAAGGCAGATGGTACGCCTGAAAACTTTACCCCCAATAACATTGGCAGCTACATTTCAAATGATAGTAACGAAGCATGGACGATTTCTGCCTATGACAGAACAACAAAGACCGTCACCTTCCGTTTAGGCATCAATATGCCGGGATATAACACAGAGGAACTTGCAAAGAATGGCGGGAATCGAGTAGTTAGCGACATTAGGTTGGTAGACACATTGCCCGAAGACTGGGAGTTCGTTCCTTTTGAAGATGGGCAAACCTATAAGCTTTATAGAGGCTATTCGGACAATGGCAGCGGCACCGGCTATGGCACCAGGAACGATGCCCAAACACTTATTGAGCCAGGCATCAACGCTCATGTGGTAGAGTTCTCCAATAGCGGAAACGTGGGAACATTTACCTTCTCCAAGCTGGAAAGCCCCTATGTCATTTTGGTCAAGGCAAGACCATCCAATGTGGCCCTGGAGCAATATTTACACGACCATATCACAAACGGCACGAACAAGCAGGTGCTGTATAACAAAGCCGATCTTTACATGACATGGGGCGGAGAGGAAAAGGTAGTCACCGAACAGCGTAAGGTTATTGTACCCATCCAAACACTAGGAAAATCAGTGACCAAACCGGCCCCTGGTGTGCTGGAGTGGACGGTGAACTATACTCCGCCATTTAACATGGCGAAAGATGTTTATCTACAGGATACCTTGGGTGCGGGTATGAACCTACGCAAGGATGAAAGCGGAAAGCTCGTACTGACACTACCCAGTATGGCGGTCTATCGTGCCAAACTGACTCCAAGTGGTGCTCTGGAACGAGAGGGCGTAACACTGAACCTCAGCGCCCCCAATTGCGAAGTGCAAGTGGAAGCCGAACCGGGTGAGGGTGGCACTACAGTCCTGAAGTTCATGATGAATAACCCCAATCAGCTCTACCAGTTTGTGTACCAGACGGAAGTTGATTCCACTAAAGCAAAAGCCGGCGACAAAATGGGCAACGAGGTAAAGCTGATGGGTGATGACAAACTGAAATCTATCAGTGCCAAAAGCGAAAGCACTCTGGACAGTTCGGACGTAGCCGCCAGTTCAGGTTCTAATGCTCTGCTGCCACTGAAAAAGGTGGATCCCGATGGTAAACCGCTAGGAAACGTATGCTTCACATTATATAAGGCGAGTGATGGGACAGAAGTTAGAACAGGAAAAACTGGGACTGACGGAACACTCAATCTGATATTCCCAGATCCAGGGTATTACGAGCTAAAAGAAACTTGTTATGACGAAAATACTTATCTACCCAATATAAAAATTTATGAGGTATATGTAGGAAATACCCCTGGGAAGCCCATCTGGGTAGACGGTGTAAAAGTAGATAGTGAGAATCGGCTGACTGTACCCACCCCTGCTGCAGGCAAGCTGACCGTCAAGAACGTCGTGAAAGGCAACAACGGCGACACAAACAAGGAGTTTGTCTACGCCATTACCTTTGAAGTTGAAGACGAAGACGATAATACTTATACCTATACAAACCCGGATGGCACCAAGGGAACCTTCACCCTCAAAGACAGAATAACTTTTAAACTCCAAGACGGAGCAACTTTCGTTATTGAGAAGTTGTTGGCGGGGGTTAAGTATCTCGTCACTCAGGAGGAGAACACAGACGGACACATCACTGACCCGGCAGAGCTGCAGTACACAGAAACCATTGTCTATAATGGTGACCATAAAGCGGACTTTATCAATACGCGGGATTGGTTTGGCAGTCTGCGCATAAGCAACACTGTGACAGGCAGTGGTAGTGACAATGGGAAGGAATTTGAATACAAGATCGCTTTTAGTGATGGCGGAACCTATTCCTACACAAAGAATGGCGGCAGCGAACCTGTCAACATAGCGTCAGGCGGCACAATTAGCCTAAAGCATGATGAGTATATCGTCGTTAAGGACATTCCTCACGGCGTGACCTACACCGTCAGCCAAACCAGTTACGCCGACGACGGCTACACAACCAACCCGGGGGGAGAGCTGAGCTTCACAGGAGAGCTGGAGTTCGAAGGAAAGATTGTGAATGCTGTTGAAGCACAAGCACCCTTTAAGAACAACCGTCAGCTGCCAGGGACCCTTGAGCTTAAAACAAAGCCGGCCAGTGATCCGGGTGACCCGAAAGATGTTGCGAAAGTACCTGGTGACGGAGCACATCCGGCTAAGCTGATTGCCAGCCTTATTGATGAGAGTGGCAAACCGGTCATAGGTGCAATGGTGACGTTCAAAGACAAGGATGGCACTGTGGTAGGCACAGCAGTTACCGACAAAGATGGGAAAGCTGAAGTGGAATATCAAGCGGATAAGGTGATGGATACAGACGAGAAGACATATCCATTCACCGCGACCACCACGGCTAAAAGTCCTTCAGGGGTTCCTTATAAGGAATCCAATGAAGTGAAGGTCATCGCAACTCCTGCGGCACTCTTCGGTATTCTGCGTGACAACACAACCGGAGAAGTGATTCCAAATGCAGTAATTACAGTGGAAAACGTAAAAACCGGGGAAACAGTGACAATCACAACCGATGAAAACGGTGTATACCACCACCCAGTCAATAGGAACGAAGAATACACCATCACCTACAACAAGATGGTAAACATCGGCGGTGTTCCAACGCCTGTTCCCTTCACCCAAAAGGCGGATACTGAGGGCAGTACGACTACAGAGGGTAAGGATATTCCGGCAGAGATTACAGCTGTGGGTATCGTGCTCTTCAAGCAGCCTGATGGAAAGTCTTCAATGATACAGGGGACGTTTGCCGGAAATCTGAAGGTCTACCTAAAGGATGAGACGGGCAAGTACATTGAGGAAGGCGGCGTTCCTAAGGCATTCCCCTTGGATCCGCTGTATGGTACCTTTGCGGCCCCTGGTTTAACCGAGCAAACCTACACCATGGAAGTGCGTTACGAAGTTGAGCCGGGAAAAGAACTGGTCATCAGCAAGTCAGAGCTGAAAGTCAAGGCAGACGGCGAACTGAATATTTCAGAAGAGCTTGTTGATCCCTACGGTACGATTACAGATAAAGTCACCGGTAAGGTCATCGAAGGTGCAGAAGTGACGCTCTATTATGCGGATACACCGCGGAACCAAGGCAAAGGAATTACTCCGGGTACGAAAGTAACCTTGCCTTTAATTCCAGGTTTTGCACCTAACGATAACGGTAGCCCCAGTCAAAACAGTGACGAAAACGGAGAATATGCCTACATGGTGTTCCCGGATACGGATTACTATCTGGTAGTTACCAAACCTGGGTATGAAACCTACACGAGCGGTACTATCTCAGTAGGCACCGATATCGTACGCTATGATGTGCAAATGACCCCTGTAAGCAACAGCGGAGGCGGCGATGGGGGTATTGGCGGCGGCTATACGCCCCAGGTTCCCACTGCGCCGAAGGTCAGTGCCGACGATACCAGGAATATTCTGGTAGGCATGAACATCGATATGGAATACTCTGTGGACGGCGGCAGCTGGCGCACCTATGATCCGGCCAATCTTCCGGATCTGTCCGGCAACCACACCGTGAGGGTCAGACTGAAGGCTCAGGGCAGTACACCGGCTGGTGAGATAACCACTCTTAACTTCACTGTCAAAGGTTCTGGGAACAACGCTAACAGTGGTAACAGCGGTAACAGTGGTAACAATGGTAACAATGGTAACAATGGCAGCAGCAGTGAGAGCGGCAATACACCCCAAACTCCCTCTGCGCCCCAGGTAAAGGCCGACGATACCAAGAATATCCTGGTGGGCATGGACACAACTATGGAATACTCTGTGGACGGCGGCAGCTGGCACACCTATGACCCGGCCAATCCTCCGAGCCTGCCCGGCAACCACACCGTACAGGTCAGGACCAAGGCAACGGACACTACCCCAGCTGGTGAGATGGCTACCCTGCGCTTTACGGCTAAAGGTACTGCCGGCAACGAATTGGACGATGTTCCGAAAACAGGTGATAACAGCGCACCCTTAAGCTTTTATCTGGCTCTGGGGCTGATGTCCTTAATCCTATTGGGCATTTGTCTGCCAAACCGCAGGAAGCAAAGCAACATTTAA
- a CDS encoding DUF421 domain-containing protein: MLYLIITLRIISVMALFLFLILKTGRRKIAELPIYDFISVIVIASVIGADIAEPNIPHLPVLFAVVLIVALQYLVSSLLINNKKIARKITFGPTVIIQNGQFVKSNMKRLKYPIENVLMALREKDIFDLNEVEYAIVEGSGSISVLKKPQFLPLTPSDMKLKPNTKGLSLPLIIDGQVQDSNLQQLKRDRSWLASQLDQAGIHDFSEVFYADCTMEGRFFVSKILQAKDFNDNFTL; the protein is encoded by the coding sequence TTGCTTTACTTAATCATCACGCTCCGAATTATATCCGTTATGGCATTGTTCCTGTTTTTGATTTTGAAAACCGGTAGACGCAAGATCGCCGAGCTTCCTATCTATGACTTTATATCGGTCATCGTGATTGCCAGCGTTATCGGCGCTGACATTGCGGAGCCCAATATTCCTCATCTCCCCGTATTGTTTGCGGTGGTACTCATCGTGGCCCTGCAATATCTGGTAAGCTCTCTCTTGATCAACAATAAAAAAATTGCGCGTAAAATCACGTTCGGTCCCACTGTCATTATCCAGAACGGCCAGTTTGTCAAGTCCAACATGAAAAGGCTGAAATACCCCATAGAAAATGTACTGATGGCATTGAGGGAAAAGGATATATTCGACTTAAATGAGGTTGAATACGCTATTGTAGAGGGCAGCGGCAGTATCAGTGTTCTTAAAAAGCCTCAGTTTCTGCCCTTGACTCCTTCAGACATGAAGCTTAAGCCTAATACCAAAGGCCTATCTCTTCCTCTGATTATTGATGGACAGGTCCAGGATAGCAATCTTCAACAACTTAAGCGTGACCGATCCTGGCTCGCTTCACAATTGGATCAGGCCGGTATCCATGATTTCAGTGAGGTGTTTTACGCGGATTGCACTATGGAAGGCCGATTCTTCGTATCAAAAATATTGCAGGCAAAAGACTTCAATGATAACTTCACTTTGTAG
- a CDS encoding AAA family ATPase, translating into MMYLDQFTFPDGDREFGFFLDNVKRTCYDSYYPFQVLPGRGLERLDFDPITILYGGNGSGKSTLLNVIAEKAGIPRDSIYNKSNFFPDYVTMCGMELKTALPANSRIITSDDVFDYMLNIRNLNEGIDRKREELFGDYLEAKYSQFQLKSLADYEQLKRVNNARFKTQSRFVRSELMDNAREYSNGENAFRYFTEKIEEKGLYLLDEPENSLSPKRQLELMKFIEDSARFWQCQFIIATHSPFLLALREAKIYDLDENPVTVKRWTELENVRIYYDFFKGHQNEF; encoded by the coding sequence ATGATGTATTTAGATCAGTTTACCTTTCCCGACGGGGACAGGGAGTTTGGCTTCTTCCTGGACAATGTCAAACGAACCTGTTACGACTCCTATTATCCTTTTCAGGTCCTTCCGGGACGGGGGCTGGAAAGACTTGATTTCGATCCCATCACCATTTTATATGGAGGAAACGGCTCAGGAAAATCAACCCTCTTAAATGTGATTGCCGAAAAAGCGGGAATTCCCCGGGATTCCATCTATAACAAATCCAATTTCTTCCCCGACTATGTCACTATGTGTGGGATGGAGCTTAAAACTGCCCTCCCGGCAAACAGCCGGATTATTACCAGCGATGATGTCTTTGACTATATGCTCAATATACGCAACTTAAATGAAGGAATTGACCGGAAACGGGAAGAGCTTTTTGGCGACTATCTGGAAGCGAAATATTCCCAGTTTCAATTAAAATCCCTGGCAGACTACGAGCAGTTGAAAAGAGTAAACAATGCCCGGTTTAAGACTCAGTCCCGTTTTGTCAGAAGTGAATTGATGGATAATGCCCGTGAATATTCCAACGGGGAAAATGCCTTCCGCTATTTCACAGAAAAAATAGAGGAAAAGGGCCTTTATCTACTGGATGAGCCTGAAAACAGCCTTTCCCCAAAACGTCAGCTGGAATTAATGAAGTTTATTGAAGACTCGGCACGGTTTTGGCAATGCCAGTTTATTATCGCTACCCATTCCCCCTTTCTCCTTGCCCTGAGGGAAGCCAAAATCTATGATCTTGATGAAAATCCCGTGACTGTAAAACGATGGACAGAGTTGGAAAATGTCCGCATCTACTATGATTTTTTCAAAGGACATCAAAACGAATTTTAA
- a CDS encoding class B sortase, with protein MNKAKKILIAFSLVLLVFSLAATAGHLLEDYQARKHMGELARQPEDSPIGSGTGGGATAPPLSDEKVKEDEPVMLSKLQELYRRNPDIVGWLKIEDTVIDYPVMQNPQDGEYYLSHDFDKKESKHGLPFLDVHCQIDDGDILLIHGHYIKNGMMFADLMKYKEERFYQEHPTFQFSTLYETADYEIVAVILSKVYRKAEKIFKYYQVEKVGTPAEFDSYIQNVKQLALYDTGVTAQYGDKLVVLSTCEYSTENGRLAVIARKRQ; from the coding sequence ATGAACAAAGCAAAAAAGATTCTTATCGCCTTTTCTCTTGTTCTGTTGGTCTTTTCTCTGGCCGCTACCGCCGGCCATCTCCTGGAGGATTATCAGGCACGGAAACACATGGGAGAGTTGGCAAGGCAGCCGGAAGATTCACCAATAGGATCAGGCACAGGTGGGGGTGCGACGGCACCCCCGCTTTCTGACGAGAAGGTGAAGGAGGATGAGCCTGTCATGCTTTCGAAGTTGCAGGAGCTTTACAGGCGGAACCCGGATATCGTCGGCTGGCTGAAAATTGAGGATACGGTCATTGATTATCCGGTCATGCAGAACCCCCAGGATGGGGAGTACTATCTTAGCCATGATTTTGATAAGAAGGAAAGCAAGCATGGACTGCCTTTTTTGGACGTTCATTGTCAGATAGATGATGGGGACATTTTACTGATTCACGGCCATTATATAAAAAACGGCATGATGTTCGCAGATTTGATGAAGTACAAGGAGGAGCGCTTTTATCAGGAGCATCCCACCTTCCAATTCAGCACCCTCTATGAAACGGCAGACTATGAGATTGTGGCTGTGATTCTCTCCAAGGTTTACCGCAAAGCGGAAAAAATCTTTAAATATTATCAGGTTGAGAAGGTGGGAACACCTGCTGAATTTGATTCGTATATTCAAAATGTTAAACAACTCGCTCTTTATGACACGGGTGTGACGGCTCAATATGGCGACAAGCTCGTGGTACTGTCCACATGCGAATACTCCACCGAAAACGGCCGGTTGGCGGTGATCGCCCGCAAACGTCAATGA
- a CDS encoding methyl-accepting chemotaxis protein gives MKIRTKLGIMMLGIVVATVLSMVFTLGGLNAIKETTQEHEDKNVPLLLTSLALQKDIIQIQQWLTDISATRGMPGFDDGFDEAAVHYASAKEEIQQLQELGLEAETAKLLTQDLDGFYQMGVTMAQTYIQDGTEAGNLYMEKFDPYAAQMEDSIDKLIDGVRQNYNEGNQTIATRISTMFIETTLLFGMIILISIATIFVIQKIVVKPLNSMITILKDIAQGNGDLTKRVNLHSKDELGTMGLYFDTFTDTVRNIIASVKELASEVTSASEELTASSMQSATAAEEIAQTINEIARGASSQAAVTTEGSAHMVSFSKLFKENEEGLEAVAASSQEVNELVGQGLVIINDLADRTKDSSAATQSASERILKTSESSDKISEASSLITAIAGQTNLLALNAAIEAARAGEHGRGFSVVAEEIRKLAEQSASSTMIIDEMVRNLQQNADGAVKTMGQVELILQEQTEKVGLIESKYQEIALAIKHSSESVRHISEEGKQMESKKNEVLDMIQTLAAVAEENAAGAEQASASIQEQTASIEEIAKASSTLSEQFNELQGLIGRFKVD, from the coding sequence TAGGGATAATGATGTTGGGAATTGTCGTGGCTACAGTTTTATCGATGGTCTTTACCCTAGGCGGCTTAAATGCCATTAAAGAGACAACGCAGGAACATGAGGACAAAAATGTTCCTCTACTGCTGACTTCTTTGGCCCTGCAAAAAGATATCATCCAGATTCAGCAGTGGCTAACGGATATTTCCGCGACTCGGGGGATGCCCGGTTTTGATGATGGCTTTGATGAGGCGGCTGTACATTATGCAAGTGCAAAGGAAGAAATTCAGCAGTTGCAGGAGCTGGGGCTTGAAGCTGAAACAGCAAAGCTTCTGACTCAGGATCTGGATGGATTTTATCAGATGGGAGTGACCATGGCTCAGACCTATATCCAGGATGGGACTGAAGCAGGTAATCTCTATATGGAAAAATTTGATCCCTATGCCGCACAGATGGAAGACAGCATTGATAAGTTAATTGATGGTGTCCGGCAGAATTATAATGAGGGCAATCAAACGATCGCCACCAGAATTAGTACTATGTTTATTGAGACGACGCTCTTATTCGGCATGATCATTTTAATCAGTATCGCCACGATCTTCGTCATTCAAAAGATAGTGGTTAAGCCTCTGAATAGTATGATTACAATTCTGAAGGACATTGCCCAAGGAAATGGGGATTTGACCAAACGGGTCAATCTTCATTCTAAAGATGAGCTGGGGACGATGGGATTATACTTTGATACCTTTACTGACACCGTACGCAATATTATCGCTTCGGTAAAAGAGTTGGCATCAGAAGTTACCTCTGCTTCCGAAGAGCTGACGGCATCTTCCATGCAGTCTGCCACGGCTGCGGAAGAAATAGCACAGACGATTAACGAAATTGCGCGGGGAGCTTCTTCACAGGCCGCGGTAACAACAGAGGGTTCTGCCCATATGGTGAGTTTTAGCAAGTTATTTAAAGAAAATGAGGAGGGGCTTGAAGCAGTTGCTGCTTCTTCTCAAGAAGTGAATGAACTTGTCGGTCAAGGGTTAGTGATCATTAATGATCTGGCCGATAGGACCAAGGACAGCAGCGCTGCTACCCAAAGTGCTTCGGAGCGTATCCTGAAGACGAGCGAGAGCTCGGATAAAATAAGCGAAGCCAGCAGCCTGATCACCGCCATCGCCGGTCAAACCAATTTGCTGGCCTTAAATGCGGCGATAGAGGCTGCCCGAGCCGGGGAGCATGGCCGAGGTTTTAGTGTTGTAGCCGAAGAGATAAGAAAACTAGCGGAACAGTCCGCCTCCTCCACCATGATTATTGACGAGATGGTGAGGAACCTGCAGCAAAACGCCGACGGTGCCGTAAAGACCATGGGTCAGGTGGAGTTGATTCTGCAGGAACAGACCGAGAAGGTCGGCCTGATTGAAAGCAAATATCAGGAGATTGCCCTAGCCATAAAGCACTCTTCGGAATCTGTTCGTCACATCAGTGAGGAAGGAAAACAGATGGAGAGCAAGAAAAATGAAGTGTTGGATATGATTCAGACCCTGGCGGCTGTGGCAGAGGAAAATGCAGCCGGAGCGGAGCAGGCGTCGGCTTCGATCCAGGAGCAAACGGCTTCCATCGAGGAAATTGCTAAGGCCAGTTCGACTTTGTCAGAGCAGTTCAATGAGCTGCAGGGACTTATCGGCAGGTTTAAAGTTGATTAG